The following coding sequences lie in one Trichoderma breve strain T069 chromosome 1, whole genome shotgun sequence genomic window:
- a CDS encoding SUZ domain-containing protein, with the protein MATISSGLPKRSFANIAASVATENPSTPSTSRSTMQPKDHSAADKVSPTGESTESPPPAISSPQSVNPMPTDIPGAMEKVVESLDDLRLGSNVPSLVVDGSNSSAAARSQAVFSRASGSDDSQKADSSSELGTKPPSLDGKSITSGTTFALDEKESLRPDDSASVKAAAEDDDSFSIRGSLIAGSRMSSDFAARTRGIQLGDMPDRRLAQPVAGAHGHGILTPQSTSSEQPAQNPLRSASGSSDALNVIYRQAPDDKLLEALAAPRDRLFLLRLEKDVIDFVQDSKEPYMDLPPSNSFCRMLTHKLADYYHMTHSYEPHIGSVRIFRTPFCRVPPSLATMIPQTTISTSSTPSPVVLPRKIMRRGQDEEGGGASAGASKTTSENGSDSKDKLPLASQKLSREEREEMYKLARQRIFGSSEDTTSEIDGEYGISRTSSVSANNRSTTSKKGKPPKQRRDDTDGFDSRRQYTPYWGPQQQTWVSQPPSQFVPPANGQFTPQPVPSYPAQVAPMYGQQPGYPAVQGMVSNAGPPYQTPPQQYAPQPVQQRYPPTGSPMTAYGSPIIPGAPPPPNWQPGYSPALYPPRGPTPSGPHSQSGSYNRNHAFNPKTQSFVPGSNGMPPPMQPLHPPFTAPGSHHSSPQIGTPHLAYGGYPSVMPPHPYAGGYNMARQGSNNSIAAYHTPPPLVAPPHHIPQNQQAHALGRANVPQGPNQMFSSSHLPTYGNPASLPQKPATGI; encoded by the exons ATGGCGACAATCTCCTCTGGTTTACCTAAACGCTCCTTTGCAAAC ATAGCTGCGTCTGTAGCGACAGAAAACccctcaactccatccacAAGCCGATCGACGATGCAGCCAAAGGATCATTCAGCTGCCGATAAAGTATCGCCTACTGGCGAGTCCACAGAGTCTCCGCCCCCCGCCATCTCATCGCCCCAGTCGGTGAACCCAATGCCAACGGATATCCCTGGAGCCATGGAGAAAGTTGTGGAGTCTCTAGATGACCTCAGGCTTGGATCTAATGTTCCAAGTCTGGTGGTTGACGGTAGCAACTCATCTGCTGCCGCCCGATCGCAGGCTGTCTTCAGCCGGGCTAGCGGCTCGGACGATTCTCAAAAGGCTGATTCCAGCTCAGAGCTGGGTACCAAGCCACCCAGTCTAGATGGGAAGAGCATAACTTCTGGCACTACTTTTGCCCTTGACGAGAAAGAGTCTCTCCGTCCAGATGACAGCGCCAGtgtcaaggctgctgccgaggatgacgattCTTTTTCGATCCGGGGATCTCTGATTGCTGGCTCTCGCATGAGTTCAGATTTTGCCGCTAGAACGAGAGGCATTCAGCTTGGAGATATGCCAGATCGGCGATTGGCGCAACCAGTGGCTGGAGCTCACGGACATGGCATCCTTACGCCTCAGAGCACATCGTCTGAGCAGCCGGCACAGAACCCATTGAGAAGTGCAAGTGGCTCATCAGATGCTTTAAATGTTATATACAGACAAGCCCCCGATGATAAACTACTAGAAGCTTTGGCGGCTCCGAGAGACCGACTTTTCCTTCTAAGATTGGAGAAAGATGTCATTGACTTTGTCCAAGATTCCAA GGAGCCATACATGGACCTTCCTCCATCGAACTCGTTTTGTAGAATGTTGACCCATAAACTGGCTGACTACTACCACATGACGCATTCTTATGAGCCCCATATTGGCTCTGTTCGTATCTTCAGGACGCCCTTCTGTCGAGTCCCGCCCTCCCTGGCAACAATGATACCTCAAACAACTATTTCAACTAGTAGCACCCCTTCGCCGGTAGTTTTACCAAGGAAAATTATGCGCCGcggacaagatgaagagggaggTGGCGCCAGTGCTGGGGCCTCCAAGACTACTTCTGAGAATGGAAGCGATTCCAAGGACAAACTGCCGCTGGCCAGTCAAAA GTTGTCCcgagaagagcgagaagagATGTACAAGCTGGCTAGGCAGCGGATTTTTGGAAGCTCGGAAGATACGACATCTG AGATTGACGGCGAATACGGCATATCCCGGACAAGCTCAGTTTCTGCCAACAACAGATCAACTACCAGTAAAAAGGGAAAGCCACCTAAACAGCGGCGTGATGATACCGACGGCTTTGACTCCAGACGCCAGTACACGCCTTATTGGGGACCACAACAGCAAACATGGGTGTCACAGCCACCTAGTCAGTTCGTCCCCCCCGCGAACGGGCAGTTTACTCCGCAGCCTGTTCCATCGTACCCTGCTCAGGTGGCACCCATGTATGGCCAGCAACCTGGATATCCGGCCGTGCAAGGAATGGTGTCGAATGCAGGTCCGCCTTATCAAACCCCACCTCAG CAATATGCACCGCAGCCCGTACAGCAACGATACCCCCCGACTGGAAGCCCAATGACAGCTTACGGCTCGCCGATTATCCCTGgagctcctccgccgccgaaCTGGCAACCCGGTTACAGTCCCGCTCTCTATCCGCCCAGAGGCCCTACTCCCAGCGGCCCTCATTCACAGAGCG GAAGCTACAATAGGAATCACGCTTTCAACCCCAAGACTCAATCTTTTGTGCCGGGATCGAACggcatgccgccgccgatgcaGCCGCTCCATCCGCCCTTCACGGCCCCGGGATCTCACCACAGCAGCCCGCAGATTGGGACTCCTCATCTGGCCTATGGTGGATATCCATCGGTCATGCCCCCTCATCCCTATGCCGGCGGATACAACATGGCCCGACAGGGTTCGAACAATTCGATTGCCGCATATCACACTCCGCCCCCTCTAGTCGCGCCGCCCCAC CATATACCCCAGAACCAGCAGGCGCATGCTCTAGGACGAGCAAACGTTCCCCAGGGACCGAATCAAATGTTTAGTAGTAGTCATTTACCCACGTACGGTAATCCTGCCTCGTTGCCGCAGAAGCCGGCTACTGGAATTTAA
- a CDS encoding acetyltransferase (GNAT) domain-containing protein codes for MAPNRVLSSPSPPSNEPGTVLLETANLIIRRWHPSDAPALALAANYPSIASNLRDRFPMPYTLADAESYLTNFVFSEEGYPHAMAIFVKPNSGHNSSSEPLFIGGAGLESKGDVYYRTWELGYWFTPSAWGKGYATEFAKAIVPWAFKTWPRLNRIEAFAYARNEASQKVLRKCGFVLEGVRRGALEKDGEVLDECVMGILRSDIKE; via the coding sequence ATGGCCCCCAACAGAGTGCTCTcgtctccctctccccccagCAACGAGCCCGGCACCGTCCTCCTCGAGACTGCAAACCTCATCATCCGCCGCTGGCACCCCTCAGACGCCCCCGCGCTCGCCTTAGCAGCCAACTACCCTTCCATCGCGTCCAACCTGCGAGACCGCTTCCCCATGCCCTACACTCTAGCCGACGCAGAGAGCTACCTCACCAACTTCGTCTTCTCGGAGGAAGGCTACCCCCACGCCATGGCAATCTTCGTCAAGCCAAACTCTGGCCACAATAGTTCCTCTGAGCCGCTTTTCATTGGCGGTGCGGGCCTCGAGAGTAAGGGCGACGTGTACTATCGCACGTGGGAGCTCGGATACTGGTTCACGCCATCGGCGTGGGGGAAGGGCTATGCGACGGAGTTTGCAAAGGCGATTGTGCCGTGGGCGTTTAAGACGTGGCCTAGATTGAATAGGATTGAGGCCTTTGCGTATGCGAGGAACGAGGCGAGTCAGAAAGTTTTGAGGAAGTGCGGATTCGTTTTGGAGGGTGTGAGGAGAGGGGCTTTggagaaggatggagaggtGCTGGATGAGTGTGTGATGGGGATTCTCAGGAGTGATATTAAAGAATGA
- a CDS encoding MCM2/3/5 family domain-containing protein, whose protein sequence is MDRQSVYSARVYESNFGDVDDTRLQLQSQLETFILDFRLDNNFVYRDQLRENALLKKFYCDVDIKDLISFNEELAHRLVSEPAEIIPLFEAALKKCTHRIVFPHEKNVDLPDHQLLLHSDADDVSIRNLDSMTIARMVRVPGIVIGASVMSSKATELNIQCRNCSHSQVLPILGGFTGVTLPRQCGRKRLPKDPTPTCPLDPYFVLHEKCRFVDQQVIKLQEAPDQVPVGELPRHVLITADRYLTNRVVPGSRCTVMGIFSIYQNKASKNSSTGGAVAIRTPYLRAVGIQTDIDQAAKGNATFSEEEEQEFLELSRRPDLYNIMADCIAPSIYGNRDIKKAILCLLLGGSKKILPDGMRLRGDINVLLLGDPGTAKSQLLKFVEKAAPISIYTSGKGSSAAGLTASVQRDQSTREFYLEGGAMVLADGGVVCIDEFDKMRDEDRVAIHEAMEQQTISIAKAGITTILNARTSVLAAANPIFGRYDDMKTPGENIDFQTTILSRFDMIFIVKDDHSREKDERMAKHVMGIHMDGRGAEDVAESEIPVQKMRRYITYCKTRCAPRLSPEAAEKLSSHFVSIRRQVHAAEIEANTRSSIPITVRQLEAIVRITESLAKLTLSPIATEAHVDEAIRLFLCSTMDAVNQGSNQGSREMNDEVSRLEAELKRRLPIGWSTSLATLRREMVEGKGYSEQALNRSLMLLQRRDTIMFRNQGAQVYRNGA, encoded by the exons ATGGATCGTCAGTCTGTGTATTCGGCTCGCGTGTACGAGTCCAACTTTGGCGATGTCGACGACACcaggctgcagctgcagtCCCAGCTGGAGACGTTCATCCTGGATTTCCGCCTCGACAACAACTTTGTCTACCG AGACCAACTGAGAGAAAATGCGCTGCTGAAAAAGTTCTACTGCGATGTCGATATTAAGGATCTAATCAGCTTCAATGAAGAGCTTGCACATAGACTAGTGTCAGAGCCTGCTGAAATTATTCCTCTC TTCGAAGCAGCATTGAAGAAATGCACACATCGAATTGTGTTCCCCCACGAAAAGAATGTCGACCTCCCCGACCaccagcttctgctgcattCCGATGCGGACGATGTGTCGATTCGCAATCTCGATTCCATGACAATTGCCCGAATGGTCCGCGTGCCGGGCATTGTGATTGGAGCTTCCGTCATGTCCTCAAAAGCCACCGAGTTAAACATTCAGTGCAGAAACTGCAGCCACTCCCAAGTGCTCCCTATCCTTGGTGGCTTCACAGGAGTCACATTGCCTAGACAATGCGGGCGGAAGCGTCTTCCTAAAGATCCTACGCCGACTTGTCCACTAGATCCCTACTTTGTCCTGCATGAAAAGTGTCGCTTCGTCGATCAGCAGGTTATTAAGCTTCAGGAGGCCCCCGATCAGGTCCCTGTGGGAGAACTGCCTCGCCATGTGCTCATCACCGCCGATAGATATCTAACAAACCGAGTAGTCCCTGGCTCCCGGTGTACTGTGATGGGTATCTTTTCCATTTATCAGAATAAGGCGTCTAAAAACTCGTCAACGGGAGGCGCAGTTGCTATTCGAACACCATACCTCAGAGCCGTGGGAATCCAGACGGACATTGACCAAGCCGCCAAAGGAAACGCTACATTttcagaagaagaggaacaagAGTTCTTAGAGTTGAGCAGACGGCCGGACCTGTACAACATCATGGCGGATTGCATTGCCCCGTCCATCTATGGCAACCGAGACATCAAAAAGGCCATCCTCTGTCTGCTTCTCGGTGGATCAAAGAAGATTTTACCCGACGGCATGAGATTAAGAGGTGACATCAAtgtgctgcttcttggtgaCCCCGGTACTGCAAAGTCGCAACTCCTAAAGTTTGTTGAAAAGGCAGCTCCGATTTCCATCTATACATCCGGAAAGGGTTCATCAGCGGCTGGTCTGACGGCCTCTGTTCAACGTGATCAGTCAACAAGAGAATTCTATCTGGAAGGTGGTGCCATGGTGCTCgctgatggtggtgttgtgtGCATTGACGAGTTCGACAAGATGCGAGACGAGGACAGAGTAGCCATTCACGAAGCTATGGAACAGCAAACGATATCGATTGCCAAGGCCGGTATCACCACGATTCTCAACGCCAGGACGTCGGTTCTTGCGGCTGCTAACCCTATTTTCGGACGTTACGACGACATGAAGACGCCCGGAGAGAATATCGACTTCCAAACAACCATTCTGTCTCGTTTTGACATGATCTTCATTGTCAAGGATGATCACAGCCGAGAAAAGGATGAGAGGATGGCTAAGCACGTCATGGGCATTCATATGGATGGCCGTGGTGCCGAGGATGTAGCCGAGTCTGAGATTCCCGTGCAGAAGATGCGACGATACATTACCTACTGCAAAAC ACGATGCGCTCCTCGACTCAGCCCTGAGGCCGCTGAGAAGCTGTCCTCTCACTTTGTATCCATCCGACGTCAAGTTCACGCCGCCGAGATTGAAGCCAACACACGAtcctccatccccatcacCGTCCGTCAACTCGAAGCCATTGTCCGAATCACAGAATCACTCGCCAAACTCACCCTCTCGCCAATTGCCACTGAAGCACAtgtcgacgaggccatccGCCTCTTCCTTTGCTCTACCATGGACGCAGTCAACCAGGGCAGCAACCAGGGCAGCCGTGAAATGAATGACGAAGTGAGCCGCCTTGAGGCTGAGCTGAAGCGGCGACTACCCATTGGATGGAGCACCAGTCTAGCCACTCTGCGAAGAGAAATGGTGGAAGGGAAGGGTTACAGTGAGCAGGCCTTGAATCGGTCGCTAATGCTACTGCAACGGAGGGATACAATCATGTTTAGAAACCAAGGAGCGCAGGTTTACCGCAACGGAGCTTAA
- a CDS encoding vps54-like protein domain-containing protein — protein sequence MYSTPSAGRSVDNLAPLSPGGRADYPFHSGRIGQGHPRPHSRRSSVASSIHSIGGTLDTSLSGGSSAVYESGQNAISTLLQPPIVRTGLQPHTSAPASSSHKPPTARDIPPVTLTNIPKVDPEEFAPYLSQIGALYEQLRRVKENEEEENANRRGSRQDEQAESTNTVSSLRRPSALSRKATQGPPPLSTIPTVYFDDDFHLENPRTFDVVSERSEVIQKHKDEGNGNAVVPRKTLATNAILQEKLSWYMDTIEIHLINSISTASTTFFTALGSLKELHSEAADSVQRIKALRKELEALDERVAANGLMMVQKQRRQENLRQLSDAIWQLRLVTEGVANCESLVDAGEVEKALASIDSLELLIAGEREESGEQVDMPRLRDLRSASVLQGVNSDLSQLRFRIGKAYESQFSSMLSSDIRRHFETFTTSDVLLRWSNAAPKRGNYPRSPSIFPTYLAGTDELKAQLLPVMTGLHRAKHVAVAATAYREEILREIRNLIRRPLPSSNDDDNMSMMSVSTASGGRHLSSQEKSANLARNLRSLDAEDAEALFIKIYTDQPNGDGLKSPPIRSPLPSPRYDRQMSNSQQPSAFAIQEELHKAIDLGNLLSQAVDLANEKIVKILKVRSEQAIHLPLDLFLRYFNLNLFFTYECEAISGRSCSTLKTVVNNHIKEFVQKYRDAEMQKLAQGMESDQWGAKDFTDENTLLLNQILECSTHDIEAWTENSRIWIPFESPKKLSSDIGSSEANGASKEKVRNAVIESEKFVLPNSAVLCLDGMGDFLQLIAGIPSMTSDIATSLVAYLQLFNSRCFQLILGAGATRSAGLKNITTRHLALASQALAFMATLIPHVREYVRRQAGSGANVSNLMGEFDKIRRLFQEHQDNIHQKLIEIMSGRAVNHAKSIRAINWDTDTSEGPHSYIEMLVKETTTLHRVLTKHLPETSIQLIMVPVFASYKTQLGDALRQAAVTTKAGQRRMMQDVDVFGDKLLRIDGFGDAGEFLANIVRSKKVEEDSSTTTTTTAATATTTNGTSDSKTEEKVESESKKSSEESPKE from the exons ATGTATTCCACGCCCAGCGCCGGCAGATCTGTCGATAATCTGGCCCCATTGTCTCCTGGAGGCCGAGCAGACTATCCTTTCCACAG CGGTCGAATAGGCCAAGGCCATCCGCGGCCGCACTCGAGACGGAGCTCCGTAGCCAGTTCAATTCATTCGATAGGAGGAACATTGGATACATCGCTGAGCGGCGGCTCCTCTGCTGTATACGAATCTGGACAGAATG CAATCTCGACGTTGCTGCAACCCCCTATTGTCCGAACAGGCCTCCAGCCTCATACATCAGCGCCAGCCTCGAGTTCTCACAAGCCCCCCACCGCAAGGGACATCCCGCCCGTTACATTGACCAACATACCCAAGGTTGACCCCGAAGAGTTTGCGCCCTACCTCTCCCAGATTGGTGCTCTATACGAACAACTTCGCCGCGTCAAGGAaaacgaggaggaggagaatgcCAATCGACGAGGCAGTAGACAAGACGAGCAGGCCGAAAGTACCA ACACTGTTAGCTCTTTGCGTAGGCCATCGGCGCTCAGCCGTAAGGCCACGCAAGGACCTCCGCCGCTGTCAACTATCCCTACAGTGTATTTTGACGACGACTTTCATCTTGAGAATCCCCGGACTTTTGATGTTGTAAGCGAACGCTCCGAGGTCATACAGAAGCATAAAGATGAGGGGAATGGAAATGCTGTGGTGCCGAGGAAAACACTGGCAACGAATGCCATCCTGCAAGAGAAACTCTCCTGGTACATGGATACCATTGAAATTCACCTTatcaactccatctcaacCGCATCGACCACGTTCTTCACGGCACTGGGATCCCTCAAGGAGCTCCACTCTGAAGCAGCGGACTCGGTACAGCGAATCAAGGCTTTGAGAAAGGAACTGGAAGCTTTGGATGAGAGAGTGGCCGCAAATGGCCTGATGATGGTTCAAAAACAACGACGGCAGGAGAACCTCCGACAGCTCAGCGACGCAATTTGGCAGTTGAGATTGGTTACCGAGGGCGTGGCTAACTGTGAGTCTCTCGTTGATGCTGGTGAGGTGGAAAAGGCACTGGCCAGCATCGACTCGCTGGAATTGCTGATAGCGGGCGAACGCGAAGAGTCTGGTGAGCAGGTCGATATGCCTCGATTAAGAGATTTAAGGTCTGCTTCGGTTCTACAAGGGGTCAATTCGGATCTCTCTCAACTTCGATTTCGCATCGGCAAGGCATATGAATCTCAGTTCTCATCCATGCTTTCATCCGATATTCGTCGGCATTTTGAAACTTTCACAACGTCCGACGTCCTTCTTCGATGGAGCAACGCAGCACCGAAAAGGGGCAACTACCCTAGGTCACCGTCTATCTTTCCCACATATTTGGCGGGTACAGACGAATTGAAAGCGCAGTTATTGCCAGTAATGACTGGTTTGCATCGCGCAAAGCATGTTGCAGTTGCCGCGACCGCTTATCGTGAGGAGATTCTTCGCGAAATCAGAAACTTGATCCGCCGCCCGCTCCCAAGTTCCAATGACGATGACAACATGTCCATGATGTCAGTTTCTACCGCGAGCGGAGGTAGACACTTGTCGAGCCAGGAGAAGTCTGCGAATTTGGCCCGCAATCTACGGTCATTGGATGCAGAAGACGCAGAGGCACTTTTTATAAAGATATACACTG ATCAGCCCAATGGCGATGGACTCAAATCGCCCCCGATTAGATCTCCCTTGCCTAGCCCTCGATATGATCGGCAAATGAGCAACTCACAGCAGCCATCCGCGTTTGCAATTCAGGAAGAGCTCCATAAAGCCATTGATCTAGGAAACTTGCTGTCGCAAGCTGTCGATCTGGCTAACGAAaagattgtcaagattcTCAAAGTTCGATCAGAGCAGGCTATCCACCTCCCACTTGACTTATTCCTGCGATATTTCAACCTCAACTTATTCTTTACATACGAATGCGAAGCGATATCTGGAAGAAGTTGCTCTACACTGAAGACTGTGGTTAACAACCATATCAAGGAGTTTGTACAAAAATATCGCGACGCTGAAATGCAAAAGCTTGCCCAGGGGATGGAATCAGACCAATGGGGTGCCAAGGACTTTACAGACGAGAACACTCTGCTCTTGAACCAGATCCTCGAGTGCAGTACCCATGACATAGAAGCTTGGACCGAGAACAGTAGGATATGGATTCCTTTCGAGAGTCCAAAGAAACTGAGTTCGGATATTGGCTCATCGGAAGCAAACGGTGCTAGCAAGGAAAAGGTTCGAAACGCAGTCATTGAGTCGGAGAAATTCGTGCTTCCGAATTCTGCCGTGCTATGCCTTGACGGTATGGGAGATTTCCTGCAGTTGATCGCCGGAATCCCATCCATGACGTCGGATATTGCAACGTCTTTGGTAGCTTacctgcagctcttcaattCCCGATGCTTTCAACTCATCCTGGGAGCCGGTGCTACTCGATCGGCCGGCCTGAAGAATATCACAACGCGACATCTAGCTCTTGCATCTCAGGCTTTGGCATTCATGGCTACCTTGATCCCTCATGTGAGAGAGTATGTTCGCCGTCAGGCAGGCTCCGGCGCCAATGTCTCCAATCTAATGGGAGAGTTTGACAAAATTCGACGATTGTTTCAAGAGCACCAAGACAACATCCATCAAAAACTGATTGAAATTATGAGTGGCCGTGCTGTTAATCATGCAAAGAGCATTCGAGCCATCAACTGGGACACTGACACTTCCGAGGGACCACACTCGTACATAGAGATGCTCGTCAAAGAGACAACAACGTTGCACCGTGTCCTGACCAAGCATCTTCCCGAAACGTCCATCCAACTCATCATGGTGCCTGTATTTGCAAGCTACAAAACCCAGCTCGGAGATGCCTTGCGGCAAGCAGCCGTAACAACGAAGGCTGGTCAAAGGCG CATGATGCAAGACGTAGACGTCTTTGGTGACAAGTTGCTAAGGATTGACGGGTTTGGCGATGCCGGCGAATTCCTCGCCAATATTGTCAGGTCAAAGAAGGTTGAGGAAGATTCATCTACCACGACTACAACTAcagctgcaactgcaactaCAACTAATGGAACAAGTGATTCAAAGACAGAGGAGAAGGTTGAATCGGAATCAAAGAAATCTTCAGAGGAGTCACCAAAGGAGTGA